TGAGGAAGTTCATTTGGTTGAGTATGCATCCATCCCAACGGCTCCAAGTCATTCAAGAAATCGTGCTCTGGAAGAGCCGCCGGGAGATGGACTTGTTGATGAGTCCCCCACTGTGGTGGCATCACAATACAACGGATTTCCTTAACCTGAGGGTTGTCTGGAGGACTTATGCCATACAGATACCCAGCAATTTGTGTCCGAAGATCTGCTATGCATATGAACTTCTTCAAAATGTTCTTTGGCATAATGTATGTGTATCCAGTTTCCTGCATTACAACCAGGTATTAGCATATAAAAGCAGTTTCAAGTTGTAAGATGAAGGATCGCCAGAAATTAATAGTGCAAACCTTTATGTCCTCTGAGTTCACATATATATGGTTTACACGAAGGTATAAGTTGGTGGCTGATATTGCTCTAACACGCCAGTCAGTCTTGGAACCAAAAGCAGCTTGCTCATATGGACTAGTAGTGGTCACTATAAGTTCTTCACCATGAACATTTGTGGTCTTCGTTGTTACAGCTGTAACCTGGTTTGCTTCATGTGCCTGCACAATAGTACATACAGAACAACATAAGCAAAGCATGGGGAAGAGAAAATGAAGTTGAGTTAGATATCTGTAAGCATTAGAGCATTGAGTTCATTACCTGTTTTTCAATCTCTGCAATCTGTTGCCTCTGTTGAGATGGTGGGGTAATCTCAGCACCAAGTATAATATCCCGGATTTCAGACTGAGTCAGAGCTGAAGTATTCACATTATTTTTCTTAGCATAATCTGAGAGTATGAGATCTCTTAATGCAACCTCCACCTGTCAATACACAATATATACGAGTTATAAATACCAAGATCGAACAGAACAGCAAAATCAACAAATACCTAAATCTTTTGTAAAGAAGTTTGACGCAATAGTTTAACAAACAAACCCTACATGGGGTGGAGTTTACAATTCAAACTTAACTAGTAGTAGAATATCACAAAATCACAAATTGAACTTACCTTCATCCACTGGTCATCAGTTAGAGACGGCCAGATATGATGAGGTTCAGTGATGATTGTTTTGTCAGGTTTCAGTAGCATTTTTGCCTTCTCATTATTCACATGAAGAGCACGCAGAATCAGAATCAGCCTGGAGAATGCAGTATATGACGAAATACTCTTCAGCCAGTCATCATAAATGTTGAACAAAACCATTTGCGGTTCTGTGGCCTTCAAAATAAGACCCCCAAATTTCTCGATCTTCAAACAAGCCTGGAAAGGAAGCTGAAGTTCACTTCCTTTAATGACAATGTTGGGGAAGTCCAGCAGATGAACCTCCAATGGATCCAACATTCCTTTACGAGTGACTATGATTTGCTTAGGCTGTTCTTCAACTGGCAATGACCTTACAAGAGCAGCAACTTCTTCCGCAGTTTTCCACTTTGCCAACTGACCAAGACGCTTTTGACCAGCCCATACACTTGTATGTATAACCTGCGAAAGTATAATGTGAAAAATCAATGTTTGGACAGATTTGAGATGACCAAGGGAAGAGGAAAGAGGAAAGGAGGAAAGAGGGAAAGGAAGCCAACAAACCTTCAAAAACAGTTGTCCAGTCCTCGGATTGAAAATAAATATGGCACCATTGATAGGTTTTGTTGTAAGATTTCCTTCAAAAGTTTTGTGGATTGTAACACGATACACATTAGTGTCATCAACAAACCATATTATTTGGTTGCTGAATATCTCTCCATAGTTTTGAGAAGACAGATATGGTTCAGTGGGCTCAGAAGAGTACAACTGCAGACCTTTCCTGATACGTTCCCTCAGCACATACAGTGCAGGATTAGACTGGTACCAACACAAGATTAGTATTAGAGGAAGAATTATGTTGCATAGAAGAAATAGTATAAATTTGATTTGACATAAACCAGAATGGTTGGTGCAAAGGGCATATAGGCAAGAACAAGTCATACATACTCGGCAAAAACTTCTTGATTCATAATTTATAACAGATTTATTATGCATGATAATTTGTTACCTTCATGATCTTATTCATGGCCTGCTGAAGCAGTGGTTTCGACCCAGGGAACCAGTTCCCAAATGCAGAGTGCAAGTTATATGCCAAATCGATGCCAATCATTACCCCTGAATTGAAACAAATGATCCAGTCAGCTccataatcaaaataaataaaaagagaatacAAGATTGATAAGAAACATACCAGTAGGCGATGGATATATAGACATATTATCCGTCGTGTAATCCATGAATTTGGCCCGAGTGTAACGCTCAATATCATGAGAGTCATAATCACCCCACCGAAGTTGGACATCAATCCAGTACTTATTGCTTGCCTTCTGATCAAAGACATCCTTAGATTCAGCCACAAGGCTGGGCTTTGACATTGGCCACCTATGGGCAGCAAAAAGAAGAATGTCTGCACAAGAGCTGTTCATTTTGTAACTCTTCCTTGGATGGATTGTTTCCTTCTGGACAGTTTCAATCTCTAGAGCATCCAACTCTTGATCCAAAACCTGGCAGAGATCCATCACAACACTTTCATGGATCTTCTGCCACAAGTGAGCTCTGAATATCTGAATAAGAGAGATCTTCAGGGTAGGAATCTTCCCGTGCATGAAAATACCAGTCAGATCTAGCTGCACTTGGAAACCCACATAAACATTGGCACGATTTATGGTTGGAGACCACCAAAGAGTGAATCTACGGTTGGGGATTTGATTCAGACCAGATCTCTGAGCATTGGTGAGCTTCTTATACTTCATAGATTCCTCGAAGCCTGACGCCTTCTCCCAGAAGAGACCTTCCCAAGTGGGAAAACTGGAAGTGAAAAAGGGGTCAATTGCAACTTCTACCACTCGATAAAAAGCAAGAACTAAATGCTTAATACAAAAAATGAAACTGAATTTTACGCTTGCTAGACCCCTATCTAGGGAATAACAGGCCGAAAACTAATGACAGATGACAAAATGATTGCAAACGAAGTCCTAAAGGGCTTTACACAGTGGTTAAGGTAAGGAAAGTCATACCAAGAACTCAGctccaaatttttatttttatttatatttttttttttggaaaagaaatagaagagattcaaagggaaaTATAACTTACTATGTTCCTTTGAACAGAGTATGTTCGAGAATTCCTTCGACACCTCCAAGAGCTTGAATAACATCGGTTCGGTAATTGTTCAAGTTCCACAACTTTCCATCATGTCTTTGGTGCGTCCACCAAAAGGGATTTTGTTTCAGAACTTGGTATTGCTTGAAGTCTGTTCGCACCCTCCATCCTTTATCATAAGCCAATGTGTGTCTATCCTTCTGAAACAGTGTGTTAATACGTGGTATTCCTCTATCCCAAGAATCCTGCCAAATAAAACAACAGTGAATATTAGTTCATCTTGCATGAAAATCAGTAAACTTTTGTTGAAGGAATAACACAATAAACTCCAAAATCCAAATATTCAGAACAAGGGGACATGAAGAAACTCACTTCCAAATCTTCAAGGGTCAGACGTCTGTTTTGTGCTTGTGCTTCCTGCCTTTTCAATGCATATTCTGCCCAGACTCGCTGAGAATCAATGAATTCACTCTCCCAAGGCTGTCATAATCCACAAGAATGTTAGAAGTTGAACTAGAAGGACTATAGGACCTACATCATGTGTGAAATACACACAAATCATTACATATAATGGGTAAGAATCGAGTCACCTGTATATAGCGATAAAGATTGGGAATCAACTGGTCCTCCTCATGGCTCATCCCACTCCTGAAGTGGGTTACACCAACATCTGTCTGTTGGCTATACCGAAGGTCACTTTGTGGAATCAAAATATGACCCATGGACAACATTCCGAGCCCTCCAATTTCTTTGGGAGTATAGAAGATGACAGGTGGAAACCTGACAACAGTTACAGCAGTATATGAATTTtgcaattaaaatttaaaatcccaaattaggaaataataataacaataaccaAGTATACCTGCTAGGCATCTTTGAATTGAGCCCAATCTTAATACGAGTCTGAATTTTATTTTCACATTTAACAAGCAAATCTAACAGCTCTTGAGTATGTACAGTAGCTTCTCGGAAGTAGGTCATGAGCCCTAAAAGAAACCAAATACAAATGAGAAAACCAATAATTCCCTCGGCAGAGATCCCCTAAAATACAAAATTCACGTACCTATTAAAGCTGTATTCCACTTATTGACAATTTTTGTGAATGTAGTCGAACCAGAAGACATAAGAATCTGCCTAACACGGTTCTCAAACACTTTCATGTGCTCATCATCAACCCTTAGGAAAGCCACAGCTGTCCTTTCTTTTGTCTGTTCATTCTGTAGATTCCAGACACCATCTCTTGTGTTGCTAAATGCTTCTTGTGTCATTCTAATTTTTGGGAGTATCCGTACTTCGAATCCGCACCTGCAGGCCATGAAGGTATCCAGTCATTCAAACTTCAAAGGATGATACAAAAACTAAAAAGCAGGACCCTCCAACAAGCACGTGATTATTACTGACTATATAAGCGGTTCATTATACAACCAAAAAAATGGACATCAATAAAACAtctaaaaataaatcaatacaTACATGCTAAAGAGCAAGTTCGGATTGTCTTTGCTGTAAACAGAAACAAAGCTATTCTCCCATTCTAAAGTTGTGATACTACGAGGAAGGCGATTCTTCATATCCCAAAAGACACTTCTCCCAAGATTAACTGGAATCACacaattgaaaattttattagaattaaTTACACAAATGAACAAAAAACCACACAAACTTAACAGAGAAACATATACCATCATGTTTCATAAGCCTCATTCTTGCATCTCTTGGCCAGCACTTCTTATTATTGTAGCCCACCATATTCTCATTGTTGGGATCAGGGTGTTCGGTGAGATATCGCTGAATAAGATCTCGAGCCTCCTCATGGGTAAAGCGAAATAATATATGAACCCGATCTATGTACCGAGAATACAGCCTAATGGGATGCCTTGTCTCAACTTTTGTGTCCCAGTAAGTTATAAATTCATTTGGCATTTGTGGTGGGCCAGCAATCTCACTAGCACGAGTCAGTCCAAGAAGCAATAGATCCAATACCAACCCATAATATTGGACAACAAAGGATGCAAACTGTAGACCACGTATAAGACCATATGAATTTGTATGGCTCATATCCTTGTATGACAGCACAACATTGTTCTTTGCAGTGACATAATCAGCAATATTATGGTCCAGAACCAGTCGCAGAAGTCTGCAACACCAGAAATTCAGTTAGCTCAAATTACAAATTATATTCAGTGATTTCCAAATTGCGTACCTGTTTAGCATTGTTAAATCAATCTTTTCAAAGAACTTCTCAAACTTGGTTTGCAGCATCACAACACACTGACCATCACCGGTGTCCCATATACCTTGCAAATTATTTATACCCTGACACCATTTGTAAACCAAAAGAGGTGGTGGCTCTGAATCTGCTGGCTTGATCCAGTTTGGAAAGAGATGACGCTTATCACCTTCGTACCACAGGTACTGATCAAGATATGCATCTGTGATCTTCTCCAGAGGCTCTATCTCATAGACTGGAATCAAGTAGCTATATAAATCCATAAACTCTATACCAACCTGAAAAAAATAGatgttaaatattaaaaattatatatatactattaGTTCTTTGATGGGATGAAGATCATAAGCTAGTTAATTTTAGATCATATTGGCATACTTCTTTGAATGCACGCTGTGTCAAAAGGTGTCGCTTGATTCGTGACAAAGCTTCATGAGGATTGTCATAAGCTTGCTCAATGAGCCCCAACTCCTCTCTTTGCAGTTGATTTAGTCGCACTGCAACACTATAGGACTCTTTCAATCTCTCAAGTGCAAGAATGAGCAACTTTGTGTCATGCTTGTATGATAGAGGTGGAAATGGAATAGGGGAGAACTTCCGTGATTCCAACCAATGAACTGTTGTTGTATATATAGCAACAGCTTCTTCTGGAGTGACATATGGACCATCTTTCAAATAATTGTGTTGTCGCTCCTACAAGAGGGATGAATGATCAGGAAGAGACTTCATAGATAATAATGAAAAGAGAACTGCAGAGAGTTAACCCAAACAATAATTCTTTGAAAATAATGAGGCCAAAAAATTACATATAGAACACAACATAGACCATACCTGCTCTGCTTTAAGCCAGAGACGTGTCAATCTTCCTAGATTCTTACGACAGACAGTCTTGTCAACAGTTGCACCTCTTCTTATACGCTCACGATTATAATGAGCAACATTTGTCCACCAGTCTGCTTTTGATTTCACATATCGAAGGATCATGTTCTCTATAGGAACAGGCAGACCAGGAACCTATACAATGCATAGGAAATCAACAAGTCGTCCAAGAACCAATTCCAAATTATTACAATAATTTCACTTTGGAATACAACTAGACCATCTATACGTGCATTCTAATTCATTTCCAGACAAATCTGGAAATAAGTTATATTACTAACTGTGTTGAACTATGTTCAGAGACTTATAGTAAACAAAGAGACTAGACATCTAAAATTACCAAAACACCAAGCATGCTTTTTCATAAGGTATCAAATTATACCGAAATAGACACCTACCTTCCAAGGAATATTTGCTTTCCAACAACGCCATGCCTCGCTCAAATGTTGCAATATAGTTCTTGCCTTATTTTGTTTTATACCTTCTGGCATGGCATCAAGCACATCATGCATAACGGCTGCTCGAAGCTCCAAGTCAAAGTGGCTCTCAACACGCTGTTTGGTGACAGTCTTCGCTACACCTTTTGAGTGCCTACCCTCAAACTGCCGTGCAAGTAAATTGCCTAGCCATCTCTCAAGAAGGGGAACAATACCACGAAGAAAGAACAACCATACCCTCCACATGGGTGCCCAAAATCCACAACCAGGTCCCTTCCCAACTGGCCCAGTGTTAAAGCGGTAGTAGATCAAATGCTTCAAGTCTTTGCACATTCTTATTTGTCGCATAAGCCTATACTTATATCGATACATACCAGTCAATTGACCAACATGTGAAAAAGTATATTGGAGGCCATCTGCCAGCTGGAAAGCATCAACATTACCCAAGCGGAACTGAACATTGGCATCAACCACAAGTTTCGTCAAACGAAGGATCTCACGACAAAGATGAAAGGCATTACCAAACCGTGACTTCTTCCTTTCCTTTGTTGTCAAGGTTTTGACAGGcttaagattgaaattatagTCCAGGTGAAGGTAGTTCAAATTTTTCCTGTGTATCAAGAGATTCAACATGTTATACCCCTGTCTACAAACTTGAAGACCCGCTTCAACCCAATCCAGTTCCGTAGTTTGAAAAAACTTGGTTGCTTGAAGAGATCGGAATAAATGTTTCTTTTTCTGAGCCTTAGGAGGTCTATGATGCAGCTCATTCAACACAAAACACTTGAGTAACTTCTGATAACTAACCCGAACTTTAACTGGATAAGATGGAGGACTGTCCAAAGAAAAACAGGAAATCATTAGTATTAGACTATTTGAGAAATGAGACACATGGCATATGCATAGTAAACATGTAAAAGTTAGGTCCAAAAAATTAACAGGGTGGGAGGATACAACTCACCAGTGCTCCTTATACCAATCTGATACAAGAGGAATATCCTCAGCTCTCCTCATCCGACCAGACCTCATGTTAAAAGGACGGGGAGCAAACAGCAAGGAGATTCCAGCAGCAGTGGTATCTGTATAAAGTTGGGTATCTTTAAGCAAAGGTTCAACACCATCTGGCAATGTCCAATCATCGTCCTCATCCTCATCATAAATTCTCTTGTCCCGCCGTTCCTTGTTGGCACTTGTTATTGGGTGTATTAAGGGGTCATAGTAGAAAGCAGGTAGATCAGGATCTTCAGTTTTTATGTACATCACCATGGGAGTATGATACACGCAAAGTTTTACTTTGCGAGGCCTATTGTTATAAAGATGAGGAAAGGCGATTCTGTACTCTGTCCGCAAAGGGGACCTTATAATGAGTTTATTGATGTCATTGAACTCATTCCAGTCCTCATCTCCCTTCTCCATGTCACGATAGAGAGGCTCAAATTTAGGGCCACCTGTGTAAGatatcaacaaaaataaatgCATGTCTTTTAGATTTCAACATTAGACTACTAGTGCCTAATATTAAAAGAAACATAATTTTCTACAACTTCTAAAGCTCATTAAACACTGCATTGCTActaatttcataaataattattGACAAAACATAGCTTGTCAATGTccaaaattcaatatatatattcatAGAAAAGAAATAACACTTTGGAAACATGGATAGTAATAAATCCAAGAAAGAAATCCAGTACCAGGTATGCACATGTTCAAAGCCTTTGCGGTGAAGAATGATTCCATGTCAAATAAATAGAAATAGTTGCGATCAATTAAATCAGAAAGAAGCTGCCCAGCCAAGCGATGCAGGGTTGCCATTATAGGAAGGGAAAGATGCCATCTGCGGTAACTAGGACCATTAATGAGCTTTGTTTTCACAAGAGGCTTATGGTCATAAAACCAAGTATACACAGCAgaatcttcttcttcatccaaCTCCAGCTGAATAGGCTCTAAAGGATCAACATCTAAAATGTTATCAGCATAGTCTAACGGAGGCTCTTCATCATCAAATGGGGGAAACCGCATCCTCTTGAAATGGCGACGAtcccttttctctcttctcatcATGATCCACATTGTACCCCACTGCAAAATAAATTTCTTAGTTAAGAATAACTATCATGATCACACACACAACTTTTGTGAACAGCCGGCAACCACATACCTGTGCCAGATATATAGGCTCCACAACCCAGGGTATTTCATTGACAAACGTGATAGCCCCAGAAATATGATACAAGACCCTTACATCACggacctgaaatcatagaagtTTATTTATATGGTTTCAGAAGACCACCGCacattcaattaaataaaaaaggcTAGAGACGAAATTGAACTTCGTAAAATTAACCAAATACAACAAAATGGAAAATGCAAAGGACCTGCTCCCACGGCATAGGCATGTTTTCCAGGAGCTTGTAAACGGCATGCGGGATGAATTTGAGTGCTCCAAGATAAACACGTTTATCATGACGATATTTCTTTGAAGACATATCACCATGATCCCtggaataaaaaatagcaaccAAAATTACATCTCTAGGCAATCAAACAACCGAATAATTAGATAGAGATGACCAAGAGAACAAATCATGCTACACTACACGCACAGTACTCAGCCACCTTATGTAAAGGGTTTCATCAGTGTTCTATTACGCCTTTCTTCAGGCTAACCTTAAACCCCATTCAAACATGTACAAAAAACTCAAAAGCCTATAAAATTATGCCCATAGTCATATTAGTTACAAAACATTTCTTCATAATAAAAAGCAGAAGAAACCAACTACGAACATGATGCAGAAATAAGATCATTCCTTCCATAGCTTACATCAATCCAAAAATAGCATAGATTCTAATTAACCAATCCTGACAAGTACATCGTCTCATAGCTTTCCCGTACAATAAAACAAGCTCAACCACGCCCATAGAACTCAAATTCTAAAGAAAACACTACCCGTTGAAGCAAAtcacaaaaagaaaatttaagCTGATGCTAGCATAAAGAACACTTGCCTGATGATTTTCCTGACATGCTCGGGAGGCATGTCCTCTTTCTGCGTCTCCACAAAACCGAACTTCCTCTTGTCGCTGTAGCGCTTCGAATTCAACTGCTGCCATTTCCTGGCCTTCTCCTCGAGCCGCGCCTCCGCATCGGCCTCGGTTTCCGGTGGGGCAGGAGCTGGAGGCACTGGCGGAAGCACCGTGTAGGAAGGCTGAGGCGCAGGAGGTGGAGGAATGGGTGGAACGGTGGTTCCGGGCGGGGCAATCTGGCCGTTGTTCCACATGTTGAAATGGAGTGTAGTCGGAGCTAAAACCCTAGGCAATTCAACGAATGAATATGGATAGTGAGCTCTTGTAAGAGTTTCAGTTCATGCTCTTTGTGAGTTGAACGCAGAGCCTTGGATGGCTCTAGAGCGAGGTTCTAGGGTTTATCAGCGAATCCGGAGGAAGAAAATGAACAAACAGCTGCGTGAGCTGAGTGGAAGTAGAAAACGCTTGGAAGATGTTCATTCATTTTTATTGAATGGCTATGGCGGTAGCACGTGCCGCCATGGTCGTGGGTGCCGTTTGGGTTATTGTTGCTTGGGCTGCCTGATTCGGCCCATTTCTATCGACAAGTTTTTAGAGACACCTTAATATTAATATTGTAGGCCCAAGCGCAGTTTTTCCGTGACGactgatgaaaaaaaaaaaataggaacTTAATTCTTAGGCAAGGCTACATATATAAATGTGTGTTTGGAATGGGAGTTTGCACaaattgattttgtaaaattaattttgatgaaaagtaagtttgggttaacgtgatttatgtttggtaatctttatatcaaaattgattatagtaaaataaatattgtttagattatactactcaaaaatcacttttaaatataaaattactaaaagagATATTcatctaaataatttttttatatacatgcAAAATCAGAAAATTaacaaagtaaaaataattaatttatatttattttttatgacttTATGActctattattatttataattaattttttatttatttttcctttttttatagaatcataatttatattatacaaaattttgataataaacgtagtatataataattacaattaCAAATATTACAAagtgttacggtgggtaaccggagattgtCTGAATGGATGGCGTTGGCTGGCCCAAATATGTGGAGGAGGAGGTTTCCGTGTGAGTAGGCAACTCGGGAgactccgtccgacttgtgttcgtaagtgaatggggggtggtacctgcaaagacactccgatgcctaagttagcaagagtgtgaacAGGTCTaaagagtattgggcttagagatacctgaggggtgtcagtgtatttatagtggtgagccaataaccaccgttggagtagtgccgtatctttagggtaTTAACCGCcccat
The Arachis stenosperma cultivar V10309 chromosome 7, arast.V10309.gnm1.PFL2, whole genome shotgun sequence genome window above contains:
- the LOC130940654 gene encoding pre-mRNA-processing-splicing factor 8A, which produces MWNNGQIAPPGTTVPPIPPPPAPQPSYTVLPPVPPAPAPPETEADAEARLEEKARKWQQLNSKRYSDKRKFGFVETQKEDMPPEHVRKIIRDHGDMSSKKYRHDKRVYLGALKFIPHAVYKLLENMPMPWEQVRDVRVLYHISGAITFVNEIPWVVEPIYLAQWGTMWIMMRREKRDRRHFKRMRFPPFDDEEPPLDYADNILDVDPLEPIQLELDEEEDSAVYTWFYDHKPLVKTKLINGPSYRRWHLSLPIMATLHRLAGQLLSDLIDRNYFYLFDMESFFTAKALNMCIPGGPKFEPLYRDMEKGDEDWNEFNDINKLIIRSPLRTEYRIAFPHLYNNRPRKVKLCVYHTPMVMYIKTEDPDLPAFYYDPLIHPITSANKERRDKRIYDEDEDDDWTLPDGVEPLLKDTQLYTDTTAAGISLLFAPRPFNMRSGRMRRAEDIPLVSDWYKEHCPPSYPVKVRVSYQKLLKCFVLNELHHRPPKAQKKKHLFRSLQATKFFQTTELDWVEAGLQVCRQGYNMLNLLIHRKNLNYLHLDYNFNLKPVKTLTTKERKKSRFGNAFHLCREILRLTKLVVDANVQFRLGNVDAFQLADGLQYTFSHVGQLTGMYRYKYRLMRQIRMCKDLKHLIYYRFNTGPVGKGPGCGFWAPMWRVWLFFLRGIVPLLERWLGNLLARQFEGRHSKGVAKTVTKQRVESHFDLELRAAVMHDVLDAMPEGIKQNKARTILQHLSEAWRCWKANIPWKVPGLPVPIENMILRYVKSKADWWTNVAHYNRERIRRGATVDKTVCRKNLGRLTRLWLKAEQERQHNYLKDGPYVTPEEAVAIYTTTVHWLESRKFSPIPFPPLSYKHDTKLLILALERLKESYSVAVRLNQLQREELGLIEQAYDNPHEALSRIKRHLLTQRAFKEVGIEFMDLYSYLIPVYEIEPLEKITDAYLDQYLWYEGDKRHLFPNWIKPADSEPPPLLVYKWCQGINNLQGIWDTGDGQCVVMLQTKFEKFFEKIDLTMLNRLLRLVLDHNIADYVTAKNNVVLSYKDMSHTNSYGLIRGLQFASFVVQYYGLVLDLLLLGLTRASEIAGPPQMPNEFITYWDTKVETRHPIRLYSRYIDRVHILFRFTHEEARDLIQRYLTEHPDPNNENMVGYNNKKCWPRDARMRLMKHDVNLGRSVFWDMKNRLPRSITTLEWENSFVSVYSKDNPNLLFSMCGFEVRILPKIRMTQEAFSNTRDGVWNLQNEQTKERTAVAFLRVDDEHMKVFENRVRQILMSSGSTTFTKIVNKWNTALIGLMTYFREATVHTQELLDLLVKCENKIQTRIKIGLNSKMPSRFPPVIFYTPKEIGGLGMLSMGHILIPQSDLRYSQQTDVGVTHFRSGMSHEEDQLIPNLYRYIQPWESEFIDSQRVWAEYALKRQEAQAQNRRLTLEDLEDSWDRGIPRINTLFQKDRHTLAYDKGWRVRTDFKQYQVLKQNPFWWTHQRHDGKLWNLNNYRTDVIQALGGVEGILEHTLFKGTYFPTWEGLFWEKASGFEESMKYKKLTNAQRSGLNQIPNRRFTLWWSPTINRANVYVGFQVQLDLTGIFMHGKIPTLKISLIQIFRAHLWQKIHESVVMDLCQVLDQELDALEIETVQKETIHPRKSYKMNSSCADILLFAAHRWPMSKPSLVAESKDVFDQKASNKYWIDVQLRWGDYDSHDIERYTRAKFMDYTTDNMSIYPSPTGVMIGIDLAYNLHSAFGNWFPGSKPLLQQAMNKIMKSNPALYVLRERIRKGLQLYSSEPTEPYLSSQNYGEIFSNQIIWFVDDTNVYRVTIHKTFEGNLTTKPINGAIFIFNPRTGQLFLKVIHTSVWAGQKRLGQLAKWKTAEEVAALVRSLPVEEQPKQIIVTRKGMLDPLEVHLLDFPNIVIKGSELQLPFQACLKIEKFGGLILKATEPQMVLFNIYDDWLKSISSYTAFSRLILILRALHVNNEKAKMLLKPDKTIITEPHHIWPSLTDDQWMKVEVALRDLILSDYAKKNNVNTSALTQSEIRDIILGAEITPPSQQRQQIAEIEKQAHEANQVTAVTTKTTNVHGEELIVTTTSPYEQAAFGSKTDWRVRAISATNLYLRVNHIYVNSEDIKETGYTYIMPKNILKKFICIADLRTQIAGYLYGISPPDNPQVKEIRCIVMPPQWGTHQQVHLPAALPEHDFLNDLEPLGWMHTQPNELPQLSPQDLTSHAKILESNKQWDGEKCIILTCSFTPGSCSLTAYKLTPSGYEWGRVNKDTGSNPHGYLPTHYEKVQMLLSDRFLGFYMTPDNGPWNYNFMGVRHASGMKYGVKLGTPKEYYHEDHRPTHFLEFSNMEEGETIAEGDREDTFS